TACTCCCGCTGTACCCACACCGAGTGTTTCAGTTTATCAAGTAGGTACTGGAAGTTTATCTGCTGACGGTAAGGCTTCTCTTGTCTTATATTCCTCTACGCAATTACAGATCCAGTCGGCTTCTATAGATAATACATTAATTTCAGTAAGTTGGGATAAAATAACTCCATATATTCTGAATCCTGGTAATAATACCGTTACAATACAATTTCCACCATTAACAGGTTTTATTAGGGGAAGTGTTTACTCAGTTACGTTAGTATTAAGTAATGGCCAAACTGTAAAAGTATTCTTGACTTTTACTTAACGTTAAAATTTTTTATTAACATAGTCCACGATTATCATATGAGCTCTTCTGCAATTAAATATCTCAGTTTAGGTATGCTAATTATTATCTTATCTTTACCTCTTGCAGTTATTATCTGGTATATATCCTTACTTTTTGGAATCACACCGCCCATGAACGTGACAATTAATGGATTTCTCCTATCAATATTTTCTCCAATGATTTTAAGCGGAGCTTTTTTAGGTATTATTAATATGGCGTCTTTTTATAGAATTAGAATAGGTTTAAGAGTATTAAATTTAGATCATAACACTACATTAGGTGCTTTACTAAATGTTATTGCTTCAATCTTTTTATTTACTGGCAATTTATTAGTCTTATTATCTGCATTGGTTTCAGTTATTAATATAATTACTATATTAGCCTGGATTTCAGCTGAAATATTAACTCTAATATTCTATATTAGTGGCAATATATTTTTAGGAATAGGGTTAATGAGATTAGGAGAGCTAATGAAGAATTCTACGTTAAAAAACGGAGGAATGCTAATAACTTCTGTAGTTTTATCGTATTTTGGATATATAATAGCCTATTTAGGTTTAAGGAAGATAAGTTCACAACAAATTGCTCATTATTTTCCGCTCATGTCAAATATAAGGGCCCCTTCAACTAAAAATGTTCTCTCAAGTAAAATAAAAACTCAAGG
The sequence above is drawn from the Sulfurisphaera tokodaii str. 7 genome and encodes:
- a CDS encoding DUF973 family protein; translation: MSSSAIKYLSLGMLIIILSLPLAVIIWYISLLFGITPPMNVTINGFLLSIFSPMILSGAFLGIINMASFYRIRIGLRVLNLDHNTTLGALLNVIASIFLFTGNLLVLLSALVSVINIITILAWISAEILTLIFYISGNIFLGIGLMRLGELMKNSTLKNGGMLITSVVLSYFGYIIAYLGLRKISSQQIAHYFPLMSNIRAPSTKNVLSSKIKTQGNEELTITHPIYYKETVKVHRLQSQETRSVQQQPYQTQKIPSPQPTKQVLPSTLSQSYTPTSMPQSQTTFVINGNGILKSDGTVYLNIYVSQPCVISSVKIENLPYSPLSIQPQSLQIGNNQVLIKFDKVALLGLLKGKEYKLYLTLRTYNIYYPDQVIKIKYETT